One endosymbiont 'TC1' of Trimyema compressum genomic window, GCAAAAAAGCTATTGACTACCTATTAGAAAACAGTTCAAATAGACCAATTGTGGAAGTTGATTTTTTTGGCGGAGAACCCTTACTCAACTTTTCCTTAATTAAATACCTTATGCCCTATGGCAATAAAAAAGCAAAAGAATTAGGTAAAACTATTAAATGGTCTATGACAACTAATGGTGTTCTCTTAAATAATCAAATTCAAGATTTCCTAATTGAAAATAATGTGGGTACTGTTTTAAGTATTGATGGTCGTAAAGAAGTTCATAATAGACATCGCTATTTTAAAAATAAAAAGGGCAGTTATGATATTGTGCTTAAAAACTATCTTTCTTTTAAGAATAAAACAGAAGACTATGTTGTTAGAGGAACTTATACAGGCTATAATAAGGATTTTTACAATGATGTTAAAACCCTTAAAGAATTAGGCTTCAAACATATTTCAATGGAACCTGTTATTACTGATGGTGAAACACCATGGGATTTAAAAGAAAGTGACTTGTCCCTTTTAGAAGATAGTTATGAAAGACTTAAAACACTATTCCTAGAATGGTATAATAAAGAAAACCCAGTTGATTTCTTCCATTTTAACATTGACTTAAAGGGAGGCCCTTGCCTCTACAAAAGAATAACAGCTTGCGGTGCTGGCTTTGAATATATTGCTATTACACCAGAAGGTGATATTTTTCCTTGTCATCAACTCATAAAAGATAACAAATATAAAATGGGAAGTCTTGTAGATAATACCTTTAATCAAAACATTAAAGATACTTTTCAAAAAAGTACTATTTATAGTAAAGAATCCTGCTCCTCATGTTGGGCTAGATTCTACTGTAGTGGTGGTTGCCATGCTAATAACTTCCACTTTTCAAATAATCTTCAAATACCCTACCAATTAGGATGTGATTTAGAAAAAATTCGTTTGGAAAAAGCCTTATGGGCTCAAGTTTATATGCTACTTAATCCAAAGGAGAAAATAAAAGGTAATGACAAAATTACCCAAGAAAAAATAAAAGAATATGTAAAGGAGCAAACACATGCGTGATTTAATTATTGTTGGTGCTGGGCCATCAGGTTTAACAGCAGCCCTCTATGCCCTTAGAAGTGGAAATAAAGTTACACTAATAGAACAAGGCGCTCCAGGTGGACAACTGTTAAAAACTGAAAAAATTGACAACTACCCTGGTTTCGCAAATGGCATATTGGGTATGGAATTGGCTACCAATATGTTTCAACAAATCAGTAGCTATAGCAACTTAGAACTAGAAACACAAACCGTTATTTCCATAAAAAAAGAAACTGATAAAGTGGTAGTTGCAACAGGCAATGGCAACGCTATTGAAGGCCACTCCTTAGTATTAGCCATGGGCGGGAATCCTAGACTTCTCGATATTCCAGGAGAAGTAGAATATACAGGAAAAGGCGTTTCATATTGCGCAATTTGCGATGGTTTCTTTTTTAAAGATAAAATAACAACAGTAATTGGTGGTGGTGATACTGCTTTTGAAGATGCCCTCTATCTGGCTAAAATTTCAAAAGAAGTTCACTTAATTCACAGACGAGATACATTTAGAGCTTCTAAAATATTAACTGAACAACTTAAAAATCATAACAATATTCAACTTCATTTAAACTATACGCCAAAAGCAATACTAGGTGATACAAAAGTAGAAAAAATTGAAATTGAAAGCACATCCGGAGAAAGTAACAAAACAATAGAAACCAACGGTGTTTTTGTCGCAATTGGTCAAAAAATGAATACTGATTTTTTAAATAATCAAATTCCTTTAAATAAAGATGGCAGAATAATTGTTAATCACAAGATGGCTACAGAAATCCAAGGCATATTCGCTTGTGGTGATATTATTGCAAAGTCTCTATATCAAGTATCAACAGCTGTAGGAGATGGCGCTGTCGCAGGACAAGAAGCCGTCTATTATATAGAAAACAAATAAAATACAAGGAAGTTTTTAAATGAAAAATGCACTAAAGTTGCTTTTAGCAGGTATTATTGGTGGTTTGATTTCATTGCTTGCCTACCAAGGTATCTTAACAATAATGAATCAAGAAACATCTACACAAAACAAAAATACAGAAACAGTTCATGAGGTAAAAGTAGGAGAGAATGTTTCTATTCCAGATGTAGTTGCAAACACATCCTCTACTGTTGTACAAATTGTTAATACCAGTCAATCAGGTGGCAATTTAAGTTCAGCTTCAATTGGTTCCGGCGTTATTATCGACAACACAAATGGTTATGTAGTTACAAACTATCATGTTATTGAAGGCAATGGGGATTTAGTCGTCAATTTATCTGATGGTAGAACCACAAAGGCAACAAGGTTAGGTGGCGACCCTGACTCAGATATTGCCGTTATTCAACTAGAAGACAAAAGCAATTTGAAAGCAATAAAACTTGGAGATTCCCCGAAACTTAAAGTTGGACAAACTGCCATTGCAATTGGTTCTCCGTTAGGCATAGAGCTCGCCAATACCGTTACAGTTGGTGTTGTTAGTGCTTTAGATAGAGAAATCTCTGTTGATACAAGTAATGGAAAAACTATTTTAACTGTATTACAAACTGATGCAGCTATTAATCCAGGTAATAGTGGTGGTGCCCTTATAAATTCCTCTGGTGAATTAATTGCCATCAACAGCGTTAAAATTGCTGCCTCTGGCGTTGAAGGCATAGGCTTCGCAATTCCTGTCAATACTGTAAAAGTTATTGCTGACGAAATCATTAAAACAGGCAATGTTTCTCGTCCTCAACTAGGCATTGCGCAAATGGTGGAAATCGGCGACGCAATGGCAAAATACTATAATACTTCAAAAGGTATCCTTGTTGGAGAAGTACTAAATAATTCAGCAGCTGCTAAAGCTGGTATTCAAAAAGGAGATATTATTACTAAAATAGGTGATAAAGAAATTACTACTTTTGAGCAGCTAAAACAAGCAATTTATTCTCATAAAAGTGGCGATAAAGTTAAAATTACACTCTATAGAAATGGTCAAACTACTGAAGTAGAAGTAACACTTAGTTAATAATTAAAAAGGTATCGCATTATCAAATTGAAGTAGTTAATAGTTAGTAAACACAAAAAGTCAAATTAAACCACCTGTTCAATTCTAAATTGAACAGGTGGTTTTCCATTTAGTTTTCGAATAGGTCGTAAGTAATTAAAATAGTTAATGACGTCAGCAACTGTTTCCTCTAGCTTATCTTTCTCCCACTATCTAAATTGAAATCTAAGCACATCTTTAAAGCGTCCAAAAAACTTTCAATAAGAGCATTATCTCTAGGTGTTCCAGCTCTTGACATACTTTGAATGACATTGTATTCTCTAAGTAAAGCACAATAGCCTAATGAAGTGTACTGAATTCCTTAATCGCTATGGAAAAGAATGGGATTTTTAGTACGCTTCTTTGTTTTTTCTAAAAGCCTTTTGGCGATTTCTTCCGAAATCTTTTTTACTGACTCTCCTGATAAGTACCGTTTAACTAACAACAGTTTTTCTTCTTTACTATGAAATGTATAAGCTTTTCTCGCACTTTCTCACTCCTTTTTCTAGTATACATTAAAAGTAAAAGCTGGTAGACACAATCTTTTTGTGTCTACCAGCTTTATATAACTTCAATTATCAAATGCTATACCTTTTTAATTATTAATATATTTACTTATATTAATTACAAATCTGTTTTCTCTAAAATATGAATAATCTTCTCGTCTTGAAGCAATAGTTTTTTAGAAACTTCAAGAAATTCATTTATTGCTCTTACTTGTTTATTTTGAATAATCATTTTTTCCTTAAGGGCTTTAATATAGGCAGGCATATTAATACCTTCAGCATCTTCTAACATAGACATTTCTTTAGCAACATCTACTTCCGGAACCCCTTCTTCAACAATAGCCTCAATTGGTGATAAAGGGGCATCTTCATCAACAGTCTCACCGAAGAAATCTTCTTCTCTATCTAAAGAAGTGTGAGTAAAAAACTCTTCTTCTAGGGAAACTGCTGGTACTTCCTTAACATCTTCTTCTTTCTTAGCTTCCACAACTGGTTCTGCCTCTACCACTGCCTCTGGAATAGTACTTTCTTCTTTTTCAGATGCTACAACTTTTTCTAAAAGATTTTCTCTCTTCTTATCCATTGCAGCAAATGGCTCTTCAGTAACAATATTTTTATTAGCTACAACCTCTTTATTATCAATAGGTTTATTATTATTTTCATCTTTTTCAACATGTTTTAATAATAATTCAATACCTTCATCATTAATTTGTAAAACTCCTTCTAAAGCTTTAATATATTGTCTTAATTCAGGTTCTTGTGTAATCAAAGCGTAAATAGAAAACTTGGATATATTATATTTATCTTCTATATCTTCTATTTTATACCACATATTATTTCCTCCTTAAATGATTAATCCTCTTTACATTATATAACATCATCTGTACAATTAAAAGGTTTTTTCTATTTTATTGAGATGTGTTTTCAGTTGTGTTAAAGTATTACATAAGAGAAAATAAGGCAATTTGAAAGGGACAATATGAAACAAAAGAAGAAAATAATAACCGCCTTAATTACAGTAATCCTAATAAGCGTTATTTTTATAGCTGAACAACCGAGCTTTTCAATAAATCAACTATGGCCAAATGGAAAAGAAATTGTAACATTGATTCGACCAGTTGATAGTGATACTGCCAACTTTAATGCTGCTATCTATGGCAATATTAAAGTTCGTTTTTCAGGTATTGACACACCAGAGACAAAACACCCTACAAAAGGTATTGAGCC contains:
- the scfB gene encoding thioether cross-link-forming SCIFF peptide maturase; translation: MINKDIKIIEFEKNKQYIILDVNSGSIHLFDAVAKNALEKYIGGKASSIIEDDEKEALSTILELEKKGLLFTTDTKKLPKKVNQSLKSICLNVAHTCNLACPYCFAAGGNYKGNEGLMSADIGKKAIDYLLENSSNRPIVEVDFFGGEPLLNFSLIKYLMPYGNKKAKELGKTIKWSMTTNGVLLNNQIQDFLIENNVGTVLSIDGRKEVHNRHRYFKNKKGSYDIVLKNYLSFKNKTEDYVVRGTYTGYNKDFYNDVKTLKELGFKHISMEPVITDGETPWDLKESDLSLLEDSYERLKTLFLEWYNKENPVDFFHFNIDLKGGPCLYKRITACGAGFEYIAITPEGDIFPCHQLIKDNKYKMGSLVDNTFNQNIKDTFQKSTIYSKESCSSCWARFYCSGGCHANNFHFSNNLQIPYQLGCDLEKIRLEKALWAQVYMLLNPKEKIKGNDKITQEKIKEYVKEQTHA
- the trxB gene encoding thioredoxin-disulfide reductase, with protein sequence MRDLIIVGAGPSGLTAALYALRSGNKVTLIEQGAPGGQLLKTEKIDNYPGFANGILGMELATNMFQQISSYSNLELETQTVISIKKETDKVVVATGNGNAIEGHSLVLAMGGNPRLLDIPGEVEYTGKGVSYCAICDGFFFKDKITTVIGGGDTAFEDALYLAKISKEVHLIHRRDTFRASKILTEQLKNHNNIQLHLNYTPKAILGDTKVEKIEIESTSGESNKTIETNGVFVAIGQKMNTDFLNNQIPLNKDGRIIVNHKMATEIQGIFACGDIIAKSLYQVSTAVGDGAVAGQEAVYYIENK
- a CDS encoding S1C family serine protease: MKNALKLLLAGIIGGLISLLAYQGILTIMNQETSTQNKNTETVHEVKVGENVSIPDVVANTSSTVVQIVNTSQSGGNLSSASIGSGVIIDNTNGYVVTNYHVIEGNGDLVVNLSDGRTTKATRLGGDPDSDIAVIQLEDKSNLKAIKLGDSPKLKVGQTAIAIGSPLGIELANTVTVGVVSALDREISVDTSNGKTILTVLQTDAAINPGNSGGALINSSGELIAINSVKIAASGVEGIGFAIPVNTVKVIADEIIKTGNVSRPQLGIAQMVEIGDAMAKYYNTSKGILVGEVLNNSAAAKAGIQKGDIITKIGDKEITTFEQLKQAIYSHKSGDKVKITLYRNGQTTEVEVTLS